A genomic window from Glycine max cultivar Williams 82 chromosome 17, Glycine_max_v4.0, whole genome shotgun sequence includes:
- the LOC100789289 gene encoding tubulin alpha-3 chain (The sequence of the model RefSeq protein was modified relative to this genomic sequence to represent the inferred CDS: added 71 bases not found in genome assembly): MRECISIHIGQAGIQVGNACWELYCLEHGIQPDGQMPSDKTVGGGDDAFNTFFSETGAGKHVPRAIFVDLEPTVIDEVRTGTYRQLFHPEQLISGKEDAANNFARGHYTIGKEIVELCLDRIRKLADNCTGLQGFLVFNAVGGGTGSGLGSLLLERLSVDYGKKSKLGFTVYPSPQVSTSVVEPYNSVLSTHSLLEHTDVAVLLDNEAIYDICRRSLDIERPTYTNLNRLVSQVISSLTASLRFDGALNVDVNEFQTNLVPYPRIHFMLSSYAPVISAEKAHHEQLSVGEITNSAFEPSSMMAKCDPRHGKYMACCLMYRGDVVPKDVNAAVGIIKTKRTIQFVDWCPTGFKCGINYQPPTVVPGGDLAKVQRAVCMISNSTSVVEVFSRIDHKFDLMYAKRAFVHWYVGEGMEEGEFSEAREDLAALEKDYEEVGAEATEEDGDEGEDY; this comes from the exons ATGAGAGAGTGCATTTCAATCCACATCGGTCAGGCCGGTATTCAGGTCGGAAACGCCTGCTGGGAGCTCTACTGCCTCGAACACGGCATTCAG CCTGATGGGCAGATGCCAAGTGATAAGACTGTTGGTGGAGGTGATGATGCTTTCAACACCTTCTTCAGTGAAACTGGGGCTGGAAAGCACGTGCCTCGTGCGATTTTTGTAGATCTCGAGCCTACTGTGATTGATGAAGTTAGGACTGGGACATACCGCCAACTATTTCATCCTGAGCAGCTCATTAGCGGAAAGGAGGATGCTGCAAACAACTTTGCCCGTGGCCACTATACCA TTGGAAAGGAGATTGTTGAACTTTGCTTGGATCGCATCAGAAAGCTTGCTGACAACTGCACTGGTCTCCAAGGTTTTCTGGTTTTCAATGCTGTGGGTGGGGGCACTGGCTCTGGTCTTGGTTCCCTTTTGCTGGAACGTCTTTCAGTGGACTATGGCAAGAAGTCCAAGCTTGGTTTCACTGTCTATCCTTCACCCCAAGTTTCAACCTCTGTTGTTGAGCCTTACAACAGTGTCCTCTCCACTCATTCCCTTCTTGAGCACACTGATGTGGCTGTCCTGCTCGACAACGAAGCCATTTATGACATCTGCAGACGTTCACTTGACATTGAGAGGCCAACCTACACCAACCTTAATCGTTTAGTTTCTCAG GTGATTTCCTCACTGACCGCTTCCCTGAGGTTTGATGGTGCATTGAACGTTGATGTTAATGA CTGAGAAGGCTCACCATGAGCAGTTATCAGTTGGTGAAATCACAAACAGCGCATTCGAGCCATCATCTATGATGGCCAAGTGTGATCCTCGCCATGGAAAATACATGGCTTGCTGTCTCATGTACCGGGGTGATGTTGTGCCTAAAGATGTTAATGCAGCTGTGGGAATTATCAAGACCAAGCGCACTATTCAATTTGTTGACTGGTGCCCCACTGGTTTCAAGTGTGGAATCAATTACCAGCCTCCAACTGTTGTTCCTGGCGGTGATCTTGCCAAGGTTCAGAGGGCTGTGTGCATGATCTCCAATTCCACCAGTGTTGTTGAGGTCTTCTCTCGCATCGACCACAAATTTGACCTCATGTATGCCAAGAGGGCTTTTGTTCATTGGTATGTTGGTGAGGGTATGGAAGAGGGAGAGTTCTCTGAGGCTCGTGAAGATCTTGCTGCCCTGGAGAAAGATTATGAGGAAGTCGGTGCAGAGGCAACTGAAGAAGATGgtgatgaaggagaagattaTTGA
- the LOC100499808 gene encoding Cytochrome c oxidase subunit 6a, mitochondrial-like codes for MATSLVRSGFLRSALRGRARSSQVPKRNFASSGHHDDAYETAKWEKITYLGIVGCTGLAVYNLSKGHPHFKEPPAYPYLHIRNKEFPWGPDGLFETKHHDEH; via the exons ATGGCGACATCGCTGGTGCGATCGGGTTTTCTTCGTAGCGCCCTACGAGGAAGAGCTCGTAGCTCTCAGGTTCCCAAGCGAAACTTTGCTTCCTCTGGTCATCACGATGATGCAT aTGAGACGGCCAAATGGGAGAAGATTACATATTTAGGCATTGTTGGTTGCACCGGTTTAGCCGTTTATAATCTATCAAAGGGCCACCCGCACTTCAAAGAACCTCCT GCATACCCATATTTGCATATCCGCAATAAGGAATTCCCCTGGG GTCCCGATGGACTATTTGAAACGAAGCACCACGACGAGCATTAA
- the LOC100499808 gene encoding cytochrome c oxidase subunit 6a, mitochondrial-like isoform X1, with protein sequence MATSLVRSGFLRSALRGRARSSQVPKRNFASSGHHDDAYETAKWEKITYLGIVGCTGLAVYNLSKGHPHFKEPPAYPYLHIRNKEFPWAGPDGLFETKHHDEH encoded by the exons ATGGCGACATCGCTGGTGCGATCGGGTTTTCTTCGTAGCGCCCTACGAGGAAGAGCTCGTAGCTCTCAGGTTCCCAAGCGAAACTTTGCTTCCTCTGGTCATCACGATGATGCAT aTGAGACGGCCAAATGGGAGAAGATTACATATTTAGGCATTGTTGGTTGCACCGGTTTAGCCGTTTATAATCTATCAAAGGGCCACCCGCACTTCAAAGAACCTCCT GCATACCCATATTTGCATATCCGCAATAAGGAATTCCCCTGGG CAGGTCCCGATGGACTATTTGAAACGAAGCACCACGACGAGCATTAA
- the LOC102662136 gene encoding uncharacterized protein DDB_G0290685: protein MFRLSPRRSQRSKGFKVKHALQLCVLLGVCIWLVYQLKHSKEKKSSYVESTKTTSEVVKFGRKDLHPRVEETSVVDARHKEEDEEEEQEENKQEEQHKLDDVSGVQDEVLKHEQNDNEENSEHKQDSVDQETEENSENALTQVEGEQHNEKLGEENDNIDNKESESTLKENEENKSEGKDKETGENTEEKTEQENDSMDNKESDNTVKENEENKDKENETEGKNNGEENHEQDSKEMTDESNQREAEKEEHGKIQEETSSENQAQDGGKIEEEHREENYAGDNASSAVDNKSQDDTSDESSKTEEESDKKEKNEFESQKNGTETTEVADSTVTTTNSQGNENQTQSENDSQKSVTSESKWQQQEQNNPTKVEESGVETHTTEALENEDNSKVEDSNARSTTQKTEDSSSNSDASEEKAETHDSNATNGEDKNKDTSTNSAQDENTSNNYVQEGNVASSNNDNKDSSQDVQLTSSDTSSEQKKDESLNLESNTDSAQNDNENSDQSNKNSDGSANDNKDASQSYTSSEQNKEGSSNSDNNASQSDTSSDQNNKEGSSNSDNNASQSDTSSDQNNKEGSSNSDNSSDANQNGSNSNENANDNGNASHEAQNNADAGQGNNEATVESKTSENEGGAQNETVESQKEEESAHSGGDSNSNLNDQGSSDHSITQEDKESRVDLGTLPQSNAENNNIEVTAAE, encoded by the coding sequence ATGTTCAGGTTATCTCCCAGAAGGAGTCAAAGATCCAAAGGCTTCAAGGTGAAGCATGCTCTACAGTTATGTGTTCTGCTTGGAGTTTGTATCTGGCTGGTTTACCAACTCAAACACTCTAAGGAGAAGAAATCATCCTATGTAGAAAGCACAAAAACTACCAGTGAGGTTGTCAAGTTCGGGAGGAAGGACCTCCATCCTCGCGTGGAGGAAACTTCCGTGGTAGATGCAAGGCACAAGGAAGAGGATGaggaagaagaacaagaagaaaataagcaaGAAGAGCAACACAAACTCGACGATGTTAGCGGTGTGCAAGATGAGGTACTAAAGCATGAGCAAAATGACAATGAAGAGAATTCTGAGCATAAACAGGATTCGGTAGACCAAGAAACTGAAGAAAATTCTGAAAATGCATTGACACAAGTGGAAGGAGAACAGCATAATGAGAAATTGGGTGAAGAGAATGACAATATAGACAACAAAGAGAGTGAGAGTACATTGAAGGAGAATGAGGAGAACAAAAGTGAAGGGAAGGACAAAGAAACTGGAGAGAATACAGAAGAAAAGACTGAGCAGGAGAATGACAGTATGGATAACAAGGAGAGTGACAATACAGTGAAGGAGAATGAAGAGAATAAAGATAAGGAGAATGAAACTGAAGGGAAGAACAATGGGGAGGAAAATCATGAGCAAGATAGTAAAGAAATGACAGATGAGAGCAATCAAAGAGAAGCTGAGAAAGAAGAACATGGCAAGATTCAGGAAGAGACTTCATCTGAGAATCAGGCTCAGGATGGGGGGAAAATTGAGGAAGAGCATCGAGAGGAAAATTATGCAGGAGATAATGCCTCTAGTGCTGTAGACAATAAATCACAAGACGACACCTCGGATGAAAGTTCCAAGACAGAAGAAGAATctgacaaaaaggaaaagaatgagTTTGAGTCTCAGAAAAATGGTACTGAAACTACAGAAGTGGCTGATTCTACTGTCACAACAACAAACAGCCAAGGAAATGAAAATCAGACACAGTCAGAGAATGATTCACAGAAAAGTGTTACATCGGAGTCAAAATGGCAGCAGCAAGAGCAGAATAACCCCACAAAGGTAGAGGAATCCGGTGTAGAAACTCATACAACTGAAGCATTGGAAAATGAAGATAACTCCAAGGTAGAGGACTCCAATGCGCGGAGTACGACACAAAAAACTGAAGATTCTTCTTCTAACTCAGATGCCTCGGAAGAGAAGGCTGAGACACATGACAGCAATGCAACGAACGGTGAAGACAAGAACAAGGACACCTCGACTAATTCTGCTCAGGACGAAAACACCAGCAACAATTATGTCCAAGAAGGAAATGTTGCGTCATCCAACAATGACAATAAAGATTCTAGCCAAGATGTTCAACTCACTTCCTCTGATACTTCCtcagaacaaaagaaagatgaaTCCTTGAATCTAGAAAGTAACACTGACTCTGCTCAGAATGACAATGAAAACTCTGATCAAAGCAACAAAAACAGTGATGGAAGTGCTAATGACAATAAAGATGCTAGCCAGTCCTATACTTCATCCGAGCAAAACAAAGAAGGATCCTCAAACTCAGATAACAATGCTAGCCAATCAGATACTTCATCTGATCAAAACAACAAAGAGGGATCCTCAAACTCAGATAACAATGCTAGCCAGTCAGATACTTCATCTGATCAAAACAACAAAGAGGGATCCTCAAACTCGGATAACAGCAGTGATGCTAACCAGAATGGCTCTAACAGCAATGAAAATGCAAATGACAATGGGAATGCTAGTCATGAAGCACAAAACAATGCTGATGCGGGACAGGGCAACAATGAGGCCACTGTTGAGAGTAAGACAAGTGAAAATGAAGGTGGTGCTCAAAACGAAACAGTGGAGTCACAAAAAGAGGAGGAATCTGCACACTCCGGCGGAGATAGCAATTCTAACTTGAATGATCAAGGAAGTTCTGATCATTCAATCACTCAGGAGGATAAAGAATCTCGCGTGGATTTGGGAACTCTACCACAATCCAATGCAGAAAACAATAACATTGAGGTTACTGCTGCTGAGTGA